One window from the genome of Salvelinus namaycush isolate Seneca chromosome 19, SaNama_1.0, whole genome shotgun sequence encodes:
- the LOC120063800 gene encoding four and a half LIM domains protein 2-like, producing MTERYDCHYCKESLFGKKYVLREENPYCVKCYESLYSNTCEDCKKPIGCNTRDLSYKDRHWHEECFQCFQCKRSLVDKPFSTKDDQLLCTECYSNEYSSKCHECKKTIMPGSRKMEHKGNSWHETCFTCQRCQQPIGTKSFIPKENQNFCVPCYEKQFAMQCVHCKKPITTGGVTYHDQPWHKDCFLCTGCKQQLSGQRFTSRDDFAYCLNCFCNLYAKKCASCTTPISGLGGSKYISFEERQWHHDCFNCRKCSVSLVGRGFLTERDDILCPECGKDI from the exons ATGACGGAGCGCTATGACTGCCACTACTGTAAGGAATCCCTGTTTGGTAAGAAGTACGTCCTGAGAGAGGAGAACCCATACTGTGTCAAATGCTACGAGAGCCTGTACTCCAATACCTGTGAGGACTGCAAGAAACCCATCGGCTGCAATACCAGG GACCTGTCCTACAAGGACCGCCACTGGCATGAGGAGTGTTTCCAGTGCTTCCAGTGTAAACGGTCTCTGGTGGACAAGCCCTTCTCCACCAAGGATGACCAGCTGCTCTGCACTGAGTGCTACTCCAATGAGTACTCCTCCAAGTGCCACGAGTGCAAGAAAACCATCATGCCTG GCTCCAGGAAGATGGAGCATAAGGGTAACAGCTGGCATGAGACCTGCTTCACCTGCCAGCGTTGCCAGCAGCCCATCGGCACCAAGAGCTTCATCCCCAAGGAGAACCAAAACTTCTGTGTGCCCTGCTACGAGAAGCAGTTTGCCATGCAGTGTGTGCATTGCAAGAAA CCCATCACTACTGGTGGGGTGACCTATCACGACCAGCCCTGGCATAAGGACTGCTTCCTGTGCACCGGCTGCAAGCAGCAGCTGTCAGGCCAGCGGTTCACCTCCCGTGATGACTTTGCGTACTGCCTCAACTGTTTCTGCAACCTGTACGCTAAGAAGTGTGCCTCCTGCACCACCCCCATCAGCG gtCTGGGTGGCAGTAAGTACATCTCCTTTGAAGAGCGTCAGTGGCACCATGACTGCTTCAACTGTAGGAAGTGCTCCGTCTCCCTGGTGGGCCGGGGTTTCCTCACAGAGCGTGACGACATCCTGTGCCCTGAGTGTGGCAAAGACATCTGA